A window of the Wolbachia endosymbiont (group A) of Pogonocherus hispidulus genome harbors these coding sequences:
- the lon gene encoding endopeptidase La, translated as MNIERAVSSSFTALPVLPLRDVVIFPNIMVPLFIGREKSVNALEYATSSSSHQNEIFLVAQKDGSVDNPEPEDLYEVGVLANIIQPLIKLPDNAVKVIIRGIRRGRVVEYISSHTLLQARVELDNHYKEDEDNIDLEALRRSVIDAFDSWCKLNKKNQPEVAINPIDQIKEVDQLVDKVASHLNIKVSGKQSILEAYDPKERLKKAFAFIEREISILNAQNRLYKTIKSQVESTQKVYYLNEQLKAIQKELDEFENGDERNILNEFEKKINETKLSQEAREKAITDLKRYKKMNPISPEATVISSYLHWLLDLPWGKYKDAKINLNAAKKILDENHYGIEKVKDRIIEFLAVLKRVKEIKGPILCLVGPPGVGKTSLAKSMARAVGRDFVRIALGGVRDESEIRGHRKTYIGSMPGKIIQHMKKANSCNPLFLLDEIDKMGSDSRGDPASALLEVLDTEHNKHFTDHYLEVEFDLSSVMFVATANSLNLPHPLRDRMEIIQLSGYTEDEKISIATHHLIPKLKKEHGLYQKEWDITNEALYKLIRLYTRESGVRSMERELAKLMRKAVKEILTDKNKKISVGVDNLQDYLGVRKYTFGIAENESLVGVVTGLAYTETGGDILMIESVLIPGKGEIKYTGKLGEVMQESIKAAYSYIRSNCLFFGIKPEKFQNNDIHLHVPEGAVPKDGPSAGGAVCTSIVSLMTNIPVNKNVAMTGEVTLRGRVLAIGGLREKLLAALRGSIKTVIIPSENEKDMQEIPASIKEGINVVFAKNIDEVMKVALMHPTTPIDGDDNQNSIPSSIENKDDTFPMSETLKH; from the coding sequence ATGAACATTGAACGTGCTGTGAGCTCTAGTTTTACTGCATTGCCAGTATTACCTTTAAGAGATGTAGTAATTTTTCCAAATATAATGGTGCCTTTATTCATAGGCAGAGAAAAATCTGTTAATGCACTAGAATATGCAACAAGTAGTAGTAGTCACCAAAATGAGATTTTTCTTGTAGCACAGAAAGATGGCTCTGTTGATAATCCGGAGCCAGAAGATCTTTATGAAGTAGGTGTGTTAGCAAACATTATACAACCATTAATAAAATTGCCTGACAATGCAGTAAAAGTTATAATCCGGGGGATAAGAAGGGGAAGAGTTGTAGAATATATTAGCTCTCATACTTTATTACAAGCCAGGGTAGAGTTAGACAATCATTATAAAGAAGATGAAGACAATATTGATTTAGAAGCTTTAAGGCGATCTGTTATAGACGCGTTCGATAGCTGGTGTAAGCTAAACAAGAAAAATCAGCCTGAAGTTGCCATTAACCCCATTGATCAAATCAAAGAAGTTGATCAACTTGTAGACAAGGTAGCTTCACATTTAAATATAAAAGTATCGGGTAAACAAAGCATACTTGAGGCTTATGACCCAAAAGAGCGTTTAAAAAAAGCTTTTGCTTTTATTGAGAGAGAAATAAGTATTTTGAACGCACAAAACCGTTTATATAAGACAATTAAATCGCAAGTTGAAAGCACTCAGAAAGTTTACTACCTTAACGAGCAATTGAAAGCTATACAGAAAGAATTAGACGAATTTGAGAATGGTGATGAAAGGAATATACTCAATGAATTTGAAAAAAAGATAAATGAAACAAAGCTTTCTCAGGAAGCAAGAGAGAAAGCTATAACTGATTTGAAGAGATACAAGAAAATGAATCCCATTTCTCCTGAAGCTACAGTTATATCTAGTTACTTGCATTGGTTACTTGATTTGCCGTGGGGAAAGTACAAAGATGCAAAAATTAACTTAAATGCAGCTAAGAAAATCTTAGATGAAAATCATTATGGCATAGAGAAAGTAAAAGATAGGATAATAGAATTTTTAGCAGTATTAAAAAGAGTAAAAGAGATAAAAGGTCCCATACTTTGCTTGGTTGGACCGCCAGGTGTTGGTAAAACTTCTTTAGCTAAGTCTATGGCAAGAGCAGTAGGAAGAGATTTTGTTCGTATAGCTCTTGGTGGTGTGCGTGATGAGTCCGAGATACGAGGGCATAGGAAAACTTATATTGGCTCAATGCCTGGTAAAATTATTCAACATATGAAAAAAGCTAATTCATGCAACCCGCTTTTTCTGCTTGATGAAATAGATAAGATGGGTTCTGATTCGCGTGGCGATCCTGCATCTGCATTACTTGAGGTTTTAGATACTGAGCACAATAAACACTTTACGGATCATTACTTGGAAGTTGAGTTTGATCTTTCAAGTGTAATGTTTGTAGCTACGGCAAATAGCTTAAATTTGCCACATCCTTTGCGTGATAGGATGGAAATTATACAATTGTCCGGGTATACTGAAGATGAAAAAATCAGTATTGCTACACACCACCTTATTCCGAAGTTAAAGAAGGAGCATGGTTTGTATCAGAAGGAATGGGACATAACTAATGAGGCGTTATACAAGTTGATACGTTTATATACACGTGAAAGTGGTGTGCGGAGTATGGAAAGGGAGCTTGCAAAGCTCATGAGAAAGGCAGTTAAAGAAATATTGACTGATAAAAATAAGAAAATATCCGTAGGGGTTGACAATTTACAAGATTATTTAGGGGTACGTAAATATACCTTTGGTATTGCAGAAAATGAGAGTTTAGTGGGAGTAGTAACTGGGCTTGCCTATACTGAAACAGGTGGTGATATTTTGATGATAGAATCAGTCCTAATTCCGGGCAAGGGAGAAATAAAATACACAGGAAAGCTTGGAGAGGTTATGCAAGAATCTATAAAAGCTGCGTATAGTTATATTCGATCAAATTGTTTGTTTTTTGGTATAAAGCCCGAAAAATTCCAAAATAATGATATACATTTGCATGTACCTGAGGGTGCTGTACCAAAAGATGGCCCTTCTGCTGGCGGCGCGGTATGTACGTCTATTGTTTCTCTTATGACAAATATACCGGTTAACAAAAACGTTGCTATGACAGGCGAAGTGACATTGCGTGGTAGAGTTTTAGCTATTGGGGGCTTGAGAGAAAAATTGCTTGCAGCGCTCAGAGGATCAATCAAAACTGTGATTATACCAAGTGAAAATGAGAAAGATATGCAAGAGATTCCTGCAAGCATCAAAGAGGGGATCAACGTAGTTTTTGCTAAGAATATTGATGAAGTTATGAAAGTTGCTTTAATGCACCCTACTACTCCAATTGATGGTGATGATAATCAAAATAGTATACCTTCCTCTATAGAAAATAAAGATGATACTTTTCCTATGTC
- the clpX gene encoding ATP-dependent Clp protease ATP-binding subunit ClpX, which yields MDNNNDLHYCSFCNKAQDEVDKLITNSSDGLKVFICNECIELSHKAISQKKDRSFNSDRISDMKLLLKKPEDIKNFLSKHVVGQEHAQHVLSVAMYNHCQSMVQFHAISDIEIEKSNIMLIGPTGSGKTLLAKTLAKVSDVPFAMADATTLTEAGYVGDDVESVLSRLLQAANYDVVKAQRGIVFIDEIDKITRKSESTSITRDVSGEGVQQALLKIMEGTVAYVPPQGGRKHPQQEFIQVNTSNILFICGGAFEGLDKIIEARKKGTSVGFGADISQSKEQKKKNALHDVQPEDLIKFGLIPEFVGRVPITAVLDELDHEDLIHVLTEPRNALIKQYKALLAFSKVNLEFSDEAISAIAKKAISYKTGARMLRAILESLLLDVMYTAGNGDFEGSTIVITKKMVELGKATVNHNNNGNVITVND from the coding sequence ATGGATAACAATAATGATTTACACTACTGTTCTTTTTGCAACAAGGCGCAAGATGAAGTAGATAAATTGATTACTAACTCTTCGGATGGTTTAAAGGTGTTTATTTGTAATGAGTGCATAGAATTATCCCATAAAGCAATAAGTCAAAAGAAAGATAGATCTTTTAATTCAGATCGTATATCTGATATGAAGCTATTACTAAAGAAACCTGAGGATATAAAAAACTTTCTCAGCAAGCATGTTGTAGGTCAAGAACACGCGCAACACGTTTTATCTGTAGCTATGTATAACCATTGTCAATCCATGGTACAATTTCATGCTATAAGTGATATTGAAATCGAGAAGTCAAATATAATGCTTATTGGTCCCACTGGTTCTGGTAAGACTTTGCTAGCCAAAACACTTGCTAAAGTTTCAGATGTGCCATTTGCTATGGCTGATGCGACAACTTTAACTGAGGCAGGTTATGTGGGTGATGATGTAGAAAGCGTGTTGTCGCGTTTATTACAAGCTGCAAATTATGACGTTGTAAAAGCACAGCGTGGTATAGTGTTTATAGATGAAATAGACAAGATTACAAGAAAATCTGAAAGCACTTCAATAACCCGTGACGTTTCAGGTGAAGGGGTCCAGCAAGCTCTGCTTAAGATTATGGAGGGTACAGTTGCTTATGTTCCGCCACAAGGAGGGCGAAAACACCCACAACAAGAGTTTATACAAGTGAATACTAGTAACATATTGTTTATTTGTGGAGGAGCTTTTGAAGGCCTCGATAAAATTATTGAAGCGAGAAAAAAGGGAACGTCAGTTGGCTTTGGAGCAGATATAAGTCAGTCTAAAGAGCAAAAGAAAAAGAATGCTTTACATGATGTTCAACCTGAAGATTTAATCAAATTCGGTTTAATACCCGAATTTGTAGGGCGGGTTCCAATAACTGCTGTTTTAGATGAGTTGGATCATGAAGATTTAATACATGTGTTGACAGAGCCAAGGAATGCACTAATAAAACAGTACAAAGCATTGCTTGCGTTTAGCAAAGTAAACCTTGAGTTTTCAGATGAAGCAATATCAGCTATTGCTAAAAAGGCTATAAGCTATAAAACAGGTGCAAGAATGTTACGTGCTATCTTGGAGTCACTTTTGCTTGACGTTATGTATACAGCTGGAAACGGAGATTTTGAAGGTAGCACTATAGTAATCACTAAGAAAATGGTAGAATTAGGAAAAGCAACGGTTAATCATAACAATAATGGCAATGTTATAACGGTTAATGATTAA
- the clpP gene encoding ATP-dependent Clp endopeptidase proteolytic subunit ClpP, with the protein MTLIPIVVEQTSRGERAYDIYSRLVKERIIFVTGPIEDNMASVIVAQLLFLESENPDKDICMYINSPGGVVTAGLSIYDTMQYINPDVSTLCIGQAASMGSLLLAAGTKGKRYSLPHSRIMIHQPSGGYHGQATDIEIHANEILRVKKKLNQIYEKHTGNSLKKIEGMMERDKFMDPEEARKIGLIDRVIAERTDIEIENIKVKQKVG; encoded by the coding sequence ATGACTCTTATACCAATTGTAGTTGAACAAACTAGTCGCGGTGAGCGCGCTTATGACATATATTCAAGACTGGTGAAAGAAAGAATAATTTTTGTAACAGGTCCTATTGAGGACAACATGGCCAGTGTAATAGTAGCACAGCTTTTATTTTTAGAATCGGAAAATCCCGATAAAGACATTTGTATGTACATCAACTCACCAGGTGGTGTTGTAACTGCTGGTTTGTCGATCTACGATACAATGCAATATATAAACCCAGACGTTTCAACTTTATGTATAGGTCAAGCTGCGTCTATGGGTTCTTTATTGCTTGCAGCTGGTACAAAAGGTAAGCGCTACTCTCTACCTCATTCAAGAATTATGATACATCAGCCATCTGGTGGTTATCATGGTCAAGCAACTGATATAGAAATACATGCTAATGAAATTTTGCGGGTTAAGAAAAAACTAAATCAAATTTATGAAAAACATACTGGAAATTCACTGAAGAAAATTGAAGGAATGATGGAAAGAGATAAATTCATGGATCCTGAAGAAGCAAGGAAAATTGGCTTAATTGACAGGGTGATAGCTGAGCGTACAGATATTGAAATTGAAAATATTAAAGTTAAACAAAAGGTGGGTTAA
- the tig gene encoding trigger factor translates to MSNNIPQNTVEVSSVYTYKELSIDKLKYEYEITVSSDYIKQKVNSRLQEIAENAKSPGFRAGKMPYDLVVANYKNEALEYVINNTIDYCSSDLMKKIEVKSHIYPKVDVISLPDLGKENEEGNFVYKLSFESMPEVPVIDLDKINLKKIEAKIEEEDIKEFIDSIKTKFPNFASVDDASYQAKDGDKLIIDFEGRIRNKLFQGGSSKNFAVNLGSGTFINGFEDQLTGMKKGETKNFKLKFPENYQAISLAGQEADFSVRVNEIQIAKDFENDDEIAKSIGFKDYSLLINHAKKMIGDQCTEMRNLLIKKELFDYLDANYSFDLPIDIVKQEQQRVEGELGAQNDSRKEAEKRVKLAMLFMKFSAEHKISLTQNDVLSVIVNQYVSKDVQFDRVLKHFESNKQFQELVRGQALEYKVTDYIIEKVSKEEQIVSVKELKELFDNI, encoded by the coding sequence ATGTCTAATAATATACCTCAAAATACAGTCGAAGTAAGTAGCGTATATACCTACAAAGAGCTTAGTATAGATAAACTAAAGTATGAGTATGAAATCACAGTTAGTAGTGATTATATAAAACAAAAGGTAAATTCCAGGTTGCAAGAGATAGCAGAAAATGCAAAATCACCTGGATTTAGGGCTGGAAAGATGCCCTATGACCTTGTTGTTGCAAATTATAAAAATGAAGCTTTGGAATATGTGATAAATAATACAATTGATTATTGCTCAAGTGATTTGATGAAAAAAATTGAAGTCAAGTCTCACATTTATCCTAAGGTTGATGTTATATCATTACCAGATCTGGGCAAAGAAAATGAGGAGGGCAATTTTGTATACAAGCTATCTTTTGAGTCGATGCCTGAAGTACCAGTGATAGATCTTGACAAAATAAACTTAAAGAAAATTGAAGCAAAGATTGAAGAGGAAGATATAAAAGAATTTATTGATTCTATTAAAACAAAGTTCCCCAATTTCGCCTCTGTTGATGATGCTTCTTATCAAGCGAAAGATGGGGATAAATTGATAATTGATTTTGAAGGGCGGATTAGGAATAAGCTCTTTCAGGGTGGAAGTAGCAAAAATTTTGCCGTTAATTTAGGGTCTGGCACATTTATTAATGGTTTTGAAGATCAATTAACTGGTATGAAAAAGGGAGAAACAAAGAACTTTAAGTTGAAATTTCCCGAAAATTACCAAGCCATTTCCCTTGCAGGACAGGAAGCTGATTTTTCTGTGCGAGTTAATGAGATTCAAATTGCCAAAGATTTTGAAAATGATGATGAAATAGCTAAGAGTATTGGGTTTAAAGATTATTCTTTGCTAATAAATCATGCAAAAAAAATGATTGGTGATCAGTGCACCGAAATGAGAAATCTCTTAATTAAAAAGGAGCTGTTTGATTATTTGGATGCTAATTATAGCTTTGATTTACCCATAGACATAGTAAAACAGGAGCAACAAAGAGTGGAAGGAGAATTGGGTGCTCAAAATGATTCTCGTAAAGAAGCTGAAAAACGTGTAAAGCTTGCTATGTTATTTATGAAATTTAGTGCAGAACATAAAATATCATTAACTCAAAATGATGTTTTGAGCGTTATTGTAAATCAATATGTCAGTAAAGATGTGCAGTTCGACAGAGTACTTAAGCATTTTGAATCAAATAAACAATTTCAAGAATTAGTTAGAGGGCAAGCGCTTGAGTATAAAGTGACAGATTATATAATAGAAAAAGTTAGTAAAGAAGAGCAGATTGTTTCTGTGAAAGAATTAAAGGAATTATTTGATAATATTTAG
- a CDS encoding BON domain-containing protein gives MRLITSFLLAIFLITQSGCTTLIIGGVVATATATAITMQDKSLGNIIDDTTMVIRINKGLLKHGLFSSIKVKVSEGRVLLIGSVDTPEKQLTAEKIAWQQKEIKEVINEIRVIPIQMASMLDTTVDGMITAEIRTRLLGKRNIKSINYSVNTVDRVVYLMGIAQNKAELKAVIAIARKVKGVKQVVSYVRYRYSKLRH, from the coding sequence ATGAGATTAATAACAAGCTTCTTACTCGCAATTTTTTTGATTACACAAAGTGGTTGCACAACCCTTATAATAGGTGGTGTGGTGGCTACAGCGACAGCAACAGCAATAACAATGCAGGACAAATCCTTGGGAAATATCATTGATGATACGACTATGGTCATCAGAATTAATAAGGGGCTCTTAAAACATGGGCTATTTTCATCCATAAAGGTTAAAGTAAGTGAAGGAAGAGTGTTGCTCATTGGAAGTGTTGACACTCCTGAAAAACAACTTACAGCAGAAAAAATAGCTTGGCAGCAAAAAGAAATTAAAGAAGTGATAAATGAAATAAGAGTAATACCAATTCAAATGGCTTCCATGCTAGACACCACTGTAGATGGCATGATAACAGCGGAAATAAGAACAAGACTCCTGGGAAAAAGAAATATTAAGTCAATTAATTATAGCGTTAATACGGTTGATAGAGTTGTTTATTTGATGGGTATAGCCCAAAATAAAGCGGAATTAAAAGCTGTAATAGCAATTGCAAGAAAAGTAAAGGGAGTAAAACAAGTTGTAAGTTATGTACGATATAGGTACAGTAAGTTACGCCATTAG
- the gshB gene encoding glutathione synthase — MKVAFQMDENINFETDTTFVLIKEAQRRKHEVFVYAPNNLALKLNHPIALAQKVSVDDFSFISKKDVAINLNEMDIIFIRQDPPFDMRYVTTTYILEKTSALVINNPTEIRNCPEKLITSLFPELIPPTLITENISMIRDFYCSYKDIILKPLYSYGGNDVIRIRDKNSIQVVVDLMIAKYECPVIAQSFCKNIDKDKRILLLYGQPIGVIKRVPKVSGEIRTNMRLGASFEPAQMNDRDNEICNKIGPELKKRGLIFVGIDIIDDFLLEINTTSPTGVVYINKLYNISLEKDLWNVFEEKASSHQLNL; from the coding sequence ATGAAAGTTGCCTTTCAGATGGATGAAAATATAAATTTTGAAACTGACACTACATTCGTGCTAATAAAGGAAGCACAAAGGAGGAAGCACGAAGTTTTTGTCTATGCTCCTAACAATTTAGCACTAAAGCTAAACCATCCAATTGCTCTGGCTCAGAAAGTCAGTGTTGATGATTTTAGTTTTATCTCCAAAAAAGATGTAGCTATCAACTTGAATGAAATGGACATCATATTTATCAGACAGGATCCACCCTTTGATATGCGTTATGTTACAACAACATATATCTTAGAAAAAACCAGCGCATTGGTAATTAACAATCCAACAGAAATAAGAAATTGTCCTGAAAAATTGATAACTTCATTATTTCCAGAGCTAATTCCGCCAACTTTGATCACTGAAAATATATCGATGATTAGAGATTTTTACTGCAGCTATAAAGATATTATTCTGAAGCCGTTGTATAGTTATGGAGGAAACGATGTAATAAGAATACGAGATAAAAACAGTATTCAAGTGGTAGTGGATCTCATGATAGCAAAATATGAATGTCCTGTAATTGCGCAATCATTTTGTAAAAACATAGATAAAGATAAAAGAATATTGCTACTTTATGGCCAACCAATTGGAGTAATAAAACGAGTTCCAAAAGTTAGTGGAGAGATCAGAACAAACATGCGACTTGGAGCAAGTTTTGAACCCGCTCAAATGAACGATAGAGACAATGAAATATGTAACAAAATTGGTCCTGAATTAAAGAAAAGAGGGCTAATATTTGTTGGTATTGATATTATAGATGACTTCCTGCTCGAAATTAACACAACTTCACCCACGGGAGTAGTTTATATCAATAAATTGTACAATATATCGCTAGAAAAGGATCTTTGGAACGTGTTTGAAGAAAAAGCAAGCAGCCATCAACTAAACCTGTGA
- the murG gene encoding undecaprenyldiphospho-muramoylpentapeptide beta-N-acetylglucosaminyltransferase: MDIILATGGTGGHIFPAIALAKALKTQGYNCILFTDKKTNKNIDIESYTLPLRRSSGNKFKFFLFLIYSSVLALYQVRKLKPKSVIGFGSYASFPTLLAARVLSIPIILHEQNTVLGRVNRFFFKSAKLIATSFPETKYAEGNKCIFTGNFVDIKAQSHSSTEKILNILVIAGSQGANFFDDVVSSVICDLPIKMKKKIRVTQQCTKKNVNKVKSLYKSEKIDCELSEFFDDMENRLANAHLVISRAGATSIAEITLARRSAIYIPYPYSKDNHQFYNAKYIEDSRAAIIVEQNSEAKKNLTEVLFDLLNNSQKLRDMTNSTEKTGIKNGTTEFVKVIVHRFS; this comes from the coding sequence ATGGATATTATTTTAGCAACAGGTGGCACAGGTGGGCATATCTTTCCGGCCATAGCCTTAGCAAAAGCACTAAAGACACAAGGATACAATTGCATATTATTCACTGATAAAAAAACAAATAAAAATATCGACATAGAAAGCTACACCTTACCATTACGTAGATCAAGCGGCAACAAATTTAAGTTTTTCCTTTTCTTGATATACAGCTCTGTGTTAGCACTGTATCAAGTAAGAAAATTAAAACCAAAATCGGTCATTGGTTTTGGTAGCTATGCTTCTTTTCCAACTCTTCTTGCAGCAAGAGTTCTTTCTATACCTATAATTTTACATGAACAAAACACAGTTTTAGGGAGAGTAAATAGATTCTTTTTCAAGAGTGCAAAATTAATTGCAACCAGCTTTCCGGAGACTAAATATGCAGAGGGCAATAAATGTATTTTTACAGGAAATTTTGTTGATATAAAAGCACAGAGCCATTCTAGCACTGAGAAAATCCTAAATATATTGGTCATAGCAGGCAGCCAAGGTGCAAATTTTTTTGATGATGTAGTAAGCAGCGTAATTTGTGATTTACCTATTAAAATGAAAAAGAAAATTAGAGTGACGCAGCAATGTACGAAGAAAAATGTAAACAAGGTCAAGAGTCTATACAAAAGTGAAAAGATCGATTGTGAATTGAGTGAATTTTTTGATGATATGGAAAATAGATTGGCCAATGCTCACTTGGTAATTAGCAGAGCAGGAGCAACTTCAATAGCAGAGATCACTCTTGCTAGGCGTTCTGCTATATATATTCCTTATCCTTACTCAAAAGATAATCACCAATTTTATAACGCAAAATATATTGAAGACTCGAGAGCAGCTATAATAGTTGAGCAGAATAGTGAAGCAAAAAAAAATCTAACAGAGGTACTATTTGATCTATTAAATAATTCTCAAAAATTGCGTGATATGACCAATAGTACAGAAAAAACAGGGATAAAGAATGGGACTACTGAGTTTGTTAAGGTGATTGTTCACAGGTTTAGTTGA
- the lpdA gene encoding dihydrolipoyl dehydrogenase has product MNEYDITVIGSGPGGYIAAIRAAQLGFKTAIVEKEKNLGGICLNWGCIPTKSLLRASEVYRLIKRSKEFGIEVKGASFDIQSIVKYSRNVVDKLSSGVAYLMKKNNIKVHQGFGKLAGNSTIKVAGDKEEQGIVSKHIILATGVRARNLPGIEADGDLIWNAQHAMTPERLPKSLLIIGSGAIGIEFASFYSTLGVDVTIIEIKSTILPLEDKDISGLAEEIFTKQGIKIYTNSSVKALTKSKDSAQVLLSSGESKEFDRVIVAVGIQANIENIGLENTKIKLSPSGFIETNEWYETSESNVYAIGDVAGPPCLAHKASHEAVICIEKIAGKNAHALKKECIPNCTYSHPQIASIGLTEEQAIKGGYDIKIGKFHSNFNGKSVALSETEGLVKTIIDKKTGEILGSHMIGAEVTELISNFALAKQLEGTDFDIQSTIFPHPTISEMIHESVLAADVK; this is encoded by the coding sequence ATGAATGAGTATGATATTACGGTTATAGGTAGCGGTCCTGGTGGTTATATAGCAGCAATTAGGGCGGCACAGCTTGGGTTTAAAACTGCAATTGTTGAGAAAGAGAAGAATTTAGGCGGTATATGCTTAAATTGGGGATGTATACCAACAAAATCGCTACTTAGGGCATCTGAGGTTTATAGGCTAATAAAAAGATCAAAAGAGTTTGGTATAGAAGTAAAGGGAGCGAGTTTTGATATACAATCAATAGTGAAATACTCAAGAAACGTTGTTGATAAATTGTCAAGCGGTGTTGCATATTTGATGAAAAAAAATAACATCAAAGTTCATCAAGGCTTTGGTAAACTTGCAGGCAATAGTACTATAAAAGTTGCTGGCGATAAGGAAGAACAAGGAATTGTTTCCAAGCATATTATTTTAGCAACAGGCGTGAGGGCACGGAATCTGCCTGGAATAGAGGCAGATGGAGATTTAATATGGAATGCGCAGCACGCTATGACTCCAGAGAGATTACCAAAATCACTACTAATTATAGGGTCTGGTGCAATTGGAATAGAATTTGCAAGTTTTTATAGCACTTTAGGGGTTGATGTAACAATCATAGAGATAAAGAGCACTATTTTGCCGCTGGAGGATAAAGACATTTCAGGCCTAGCAGAAGAAATATTTACAAAACAGGGGATAAAAATATATACAAACAGTAGCGTAAAAGCTCTTACTAAAAGTAAAGACTCTGCTCAAGTGCTACTAAGTAGTGGCGAGAGCAAAGAATTTGATAGGGTGATTGTTGCGGTTGGAATTCAAGCAAATATTGAAAATATAGGTTTAGAAAATACAAAAATTAAATTAAGCCCTTCTGGTTTTATTGAAACGAATGAATGGTATGAAACTAGTGAATCAAATGTGTATGCAATAGGTGATGTAGCTGGCCCACCATGTTTAGCACATAAAGCGAGCCATGAAGCCGTGATCTGCATTGAAAAGATTGCTGGTAAAAATGCTCATGCGTTAAAAAAAGAATGCATACCAAATTGCACTTATTCTCATCCACAAATAGCGAGCATCGGCCTTACTGAGGAACAGGCAATAAAAGGTGGGTATGATATAAAAATAGGAAAATTTCACTCTAACTTTAATGGTAAGTCTGTTGCACTCAGTGAAACTGAAGGGTTAGTGAAAACGATTATAGATAAAAAAACCGGAGAAATTCTGGGTAGCCACATGATAGGTGCAGAAGTAACGGAGTTAATTAGCAATTTTGCCCTAGCAAAGCAACTAGAAGGAACAGACTTCGACATACAATCTACGATTTTTCCTCATCCAACCATTTCAGAGATGATACACGAATCAGTGCTTGCTGCAGATGTTAAATAG